Genomic segment of Nitrospirota bacterium:
TGTCTCCCATATCTTTGCCTCAGAAGCAAAATCTTTTTTGGAAAGATCGTCTATCTGTGCAATATGGTGACCTCCATGCGCAACCAGGGCTGAAAAAAGTGTATCTTTTGGCCAGTTAGGATTAGCTGAACTCAAGAAGGTTGCAAGCTCATCGGCATTCTTCGTTAACTTATCTACGGCTGCTTTTTGTGCTCCTTTTTTGCCTGCAAAAGTAGCATTCATATAATCTTTAACTGCACCATAATGTCCTGCAAAAAGCTTGAACAGCTTTTCGGAGGCATCTTTACCATAGTATGGGGTTATTGAGTCTCCAATAGCTTTAGCATTCTGAACAACCTGTTCCTCCGCAACTTTTGCGGCTGCCTTGTTACCATATTTTGTTGCAAATACCACATTCCTGACCCAAAATATATGTCCGGAATATAGGTCACGAAGGGCAAGCTTCACTTTAACACTTTGAGGTACTTCTGCTATTCCCTTCATGTCCTCTGCAAAAGACGGAACAGATGCAACAAACAATAGCACGCTGAAAACTATAGTCAGAATCGTAAATGCATGTTTTTTCATCTTTTCCTCCTTTTCTCTGTATTCAGGGTAAAATTGCATTTTTAATTATACCACATTATTCAAAACAAATAAACATATAAATTAGAATTGCCATAAGACACTGACTATAACAGTTAGATATGCACAGTTAGCCACAAGCCATAAGTTAAAGACGGTTGATGTGATATATAATGTCATTAATAAGCCAGCAATCCAAAAATTCATTGTACCCTACTTAGCATAAAAACTAATCTTATTCTTTTTACAAAACTCTGTAATGAATTCAACCTGGCTTTTGTAAAATTCCTTGTAAAATTTAAACTGACTCACTTTTTTGTTGTAATTGAGCCTCCCAAACCATATTTCATCTGTAAAGGATACGGCTTCAAGAATTTTTGCCAAATCCTGCCTGATTATGTTGGGAGTGGGGTATGGCTCAAGGCTTACCCAAGTTCTAAAACCCCTTTCCGAAAGCTGCCTTAACGCATCCAACCGATCTTTAAGGGCTGCCGCATAAGGTTCATAATCTTTCCTGAAACTCTCATCCAGGGATACAAGAGTTATCCCATATTCATTGTTTTTCGTTAAATCGTTGTATTGCATCGAATCCACCGGATAAATACCTTTTGTAAGAGTAGTACACGGGATACTCTGTTCATTAAGCCTCCTTATTATCTCAAGTGACAGACCGGCAATATCGTCATATCCGTACATAAACGGATCTGTCGAAAAACAAAGGTGAACATAACTGATTTTACTCTTTAGCTTTAGAACCTCCTTCTCAAGAAGTTCCAAAGCGTTTGACACTATTTTAGGCTTTCGCCAATCGTCGTAATCCTTTATCCTCCCTGCCCTTTTTTTGATAAGCATGGCATAACACGGATACAAACACCCGTGCGCACAACCCTCCACGTGGTTTATGCAGTAGCTACCGTGCTCCACAGCCGTTTTATAAAGCAGGGTTTTTCTCGTTATAGAATCCGTCATATATTTTATTTTTGCTTTTCTTTATCGTTGTTGGCAAGACTGGTTTTTAAATTTTACCAAGAACGCTATTATTAAAACGAAGAACGCAGTAATTTGAAAACATCATATAACTAATTGCGATTGCA
This window contains:
- a CDS encoding radical SAM protein, with the protein product MTDSITRKTLLYKTAVEHGSYCINHVEGCAHGCLYPCYAMLIKKRAGRIKDYDDWRKPKIVSNALELLEKEVLKLKSKISYVHLCFSTDPFMYGYDDIAGLSLEIIRRLNEQSIPCTTLTKGIYPVDSMQYNDLTKNNEYGITLVSLDESFRKDYEPYAAALKDRLDALRQLSERGFRTWVSLEPYPTPNIIRQDLAKILEAVSFTDEIWFGRLNYNKKVSQFKFYKEFYKSQVEFITEFCKKNKISFYAK